A segment of the Bacillus sp. es.034 genome:
AAAATAATGCAATCAAAGATCTCTTTCTTCAGCATGGTGAATCGTATTTCAGGGACCTGGAAACGAAAGTGCTCTTTGAATTACAAAGTGAAGAAGCCATTATCACTACTGGTGGGGGAGTGGTGGAAAGAAAGGCGAATCGGGATTTTCTAAAGCAAAATGATTCTGTGTTCCATTTAACATGCACTTTTGATGCACTATGGAAAAGGCTTGAAGGGGATGAGAATCGTCCTCTGGTCCAAAATAATTCAAAGGACAAACTATTGGGGCTTTTCGAGCGTCGTTTTCCCTTATATGAAGATGGGAGCTCTGTAACCATTCATACAGATGATCAATCAGTCGAGGAAGTGGTTCAATCGATATTGCCCTACATCGAAAGGTAGGCTGTATAACTTCCGTTCAGAATGGGAATACTGATAAAAGCGGAAGGTGGTGCTTTTATGTCAGTGAATGATTATGTTAAGTTCATAACACAAACATTTGTCCAGCATTATGAAAAATCACCCCATGAACGTAAGACATTAAAAAAGCAGAGGAAGAATGAGCGGGAACCATTCCTCTTCAGGTGGTTCGGCATCATTCCATATGCTTTCATGATCATGTTCAAGAAAAATAAATAGTAGATAAGGATTACCTTTATGGTAGTCCTTTTTTTAATAGTAGAAGGAGGAGGAACAAAGCTTGCCTCCCCCTGAATCCTCACTTTGACTGCTGCAGATAAAAAATCCCGCCATTTATGACTTCGATGGTGATTTTCGGTTCATACTGCTCCTTTAACGCCTGCTGTTCAAGAAAATAAGATTCAGGCTTTTCTTCCTGATCTCCATAGAAATGATTCAGAAGTTGAAGGTCCTCCTCCCAGGTTTTTCTTGCTTGTTCCGCCCATTCGACGGGCTCCCTTTTGATACCTTCATAAAGATACGCCTGAATCCGGTTCACTCCGCTTTTCGGTTTGATGATCGGTGTTAAAGTGAATGAGAAGTCAGGAATCTTCGGCGTCAGATTTTTGGATAATAATGACGAATGAAAGTCCTCTTCTATGACACCATTGATCAGGTTTAATCCGATACTCTTAATGCTGTCTTTCTTTCGATTGGATTGATAGGATATCTTAATATTCAGCCCCAGCCAAGGATGGAGCGGGGTCTGCTGTCCACTTGGTGTGTAGCGGTTTTCATACAGTCTGATATCCCCTGCTAAATTCCGAGTCGAATGAAAGATCTGATGCAGCCGCGGTGAACCAAAGTGAATCGGTTCTCCTTTCATATCTTCCGGGGCCTGATCGGGATTCGTGACGAGAGATAATGTCATTGGGTTTGGTGTGCCCCCTGTCTTTTCGAGATAATGCCAGTAGAAAGGACGGTTCATCAGCTCTTTATCCAGGTCGATGGTCAGCTGTACCGTCATATAACCATTGCCGTTCGCAACCATATCACAGCCGTTTGCGACGAAGTACCTCTCAAGAAATCGATGAATTTCGTGCTGCTGCATTTGATTTCTCCTCCTTTAATTGTTCAGCGAATTGAATCATACTCGTCAAATTTTCCATTTTGATCTTCATTTCGCCTTCTGTACGGGAGGAGGAGAGGATGTCTGTCACATGCTCTTCAAAATCCCTGAAATCAAGGCGCGTCAGGATTTCGTCCAATTGACCGATCACCCGCTCAAAAAGATTGATCTTTTCATACAGAAGCTTCAGGATATGTTCTTCAACGGTATTCTTTGTTGCAAAGTTATAGATATGAACATCTTCTGTCTGCCCAAGGCGGTGCACACGGCCTATTCGTTGCTCAAGCCTCATGGGATTCCAGGGAAGGTCGAAATTGATCACGTGATGGCAGAATTGAAGGTTGATTCCTTCCCCGCCGGCTTCGGTGGCGATCAGCACCTGGGCATGCTTCTGGAATAATTCACGCATCCAGTCTTTTTTACCACGTTTGAATCCACCCCTGAATGGGACTGAGCTGATTCCATGCTGTTTCAGAAACCATTGAAGATAGAGCTGAGTCGCCCGGTACTCGGTGAAAATGATCACTTTATCATTGATGGACTGTACGATTTCCAACGCTTTCTGAGCCTTGGAGTTCATCGTGACATTTTCTACTTTTTTCATCAGTGTCCCAATCATCTGTTCAAAGGCTGGTGTAGGTGATTCCTTCTTTTCAAGCATATTCTTCAGGGTGTAAAAAACTGCTTCACGTGAGCTGCATGCTTCCCTTTGTAAAGTCAAAAGGGAGAAGGAACTTGAATTGGCCCAGTCATCATATCTCCCCCTGAGCAGATCGATACTGTTATACAGATCCCTTTCGGCTTCATTGAAATCGATCAACACCGTCTTCACATGGCGTTTTGTCCATTCGATCCCTGTATCACCACGTCTGTTACGGATCATTACTTTGTTAATGAGGCTCTTTAAATGTTCATCCTCCTGAAGCGAACGATCTCCTTTTTTATATCTGTCTGTAAATCCTGATTCATTTCCAAGGTGCCCCGGCTTTAAAAGGGAAACGAGATGAAAGATTTCCTCTACACGATTTTGGATGGGCGTGGCAGTCAAAAGCAGGCAGAATTTCTTCTTTAGATTCTGCACAAATTCATAGTTTTTTGTTTTATGATTTTTCAGTTTGTGAGCTTCGTCAATGATCACCAAGTCATAATCCTGGTCATACACCTTTTCACGGTGAGGACTTCTTTTTGCGGTATCCATGGAAGAAACCACGATGTCACATTGATCCCACACATAGCTCTTTCGCTGGGGCACGGCGGGAATGAAGAACTTGCTGTTCAATTCATACGCCCACTGGGAAACAAGGGAAGCGGGAACAAGTATCAAGACTTTTTTTACTAATCCCCTAATCATGTACTCTTTTAATATCAAGCCTGCCTCGATCGTCTTCCCCAGTCCGACTTCATCTGCAAGGATGGCTTTTCCATTCATCGTTTCCACAACCTGTTTCGCTGCTTCCAGCTGATGAGGGAGAGGAGTCACGTTTGCCAAATGTTTTGGAGCCTGCAGGCCTTCAAAGTTCGGAATTGCAAGATGGTGCTCGAATTCGATGGCGAGCTTATAAAGTTCCCAGTTACCCCAGGGCCCATCGTTTTCGATTAAATTCTCGAGACCTTCTCCCCACTCTTCATCAAATATAACTTCAACATTCATCTGAAAAACATCTCCTTAATTCTTATAAAAATGATTGCTCAAAACTCGTATTTAATGGTAGGATGAAAATAGATTTTCAATTGTTAGAAAAACTCGAAAATCCGAACATTCACATTTACAACATTTCTTCTGTATATTTCTAGTATGACCAATTGTTTCAAGGAATATTGGCGAATG
Coding sequences within it:
- a CDS encoding YqzE family protein, producing the protein MSVNDYVKFITQTFVQHYEKSPHERKTLKKQRKNEREPFLFRWFGIIPYAFMIMFKKNK
- a CDS encoding SNF2-related protein; the encoded protein is MNVEVIFDEEWGEGLENLIENDGPWGNWELYKLAIEFEHHLAIPNFEGLQAPKHLANVTPLPHQLEAAKQVVETMNGKAILADEVGLGKTIEAGLILKEYMIRGLVKKVLILVPASLVSQWAYELNSKFFIPAVPQRKSYVWDQCDIVVSSMDTAKRSPHREKVYDQDYDLVIIDEAHKLKNHKTKNYEFVQNLKKKFCLLLTATPIQNRVEEIFHLVSLLKPGHLGNESGFTDRYKKGDRSLQEDEHLKSLINKVMIRNRRGDTGIEWTKRHVKTVLIDFNEAERDLYNSIDLLRGRYDDWANSSSFSLLTLQREACSSREAVFYTLKNMLEKKESPTPAFEQMIGTLMKKVENVTMNSKAQKALEIVQSINDKVIIFTEYRATQLYLQWFLKQHGISSVPFRGGFKRGKKDWMRELFQKHAQVLIATEAGGEGINLQFCHHVINFDLPWNPMRLEQRIGRVHRLGQTEDVHIYNFATKNTVEEHILKLLYEKINLFERVIGQLDEILTRLDFRDFEEHVTDILSSSRTEGEMKIKMENLTSMIQFAEQLKEEKSNAAARNSSIS
- a CDS encoding shikimate kinase, yielding MKPIFFIGFMGVGKTTIGKRLGDVLNLPVIDMDQYIERIENNAIKDLFLQHGESYFRDLETKVLFELQSEEAIITTGGGVVERKANRDFLKQNDSVFHLTCTFDALWKRLEGDENRPLVQNNSKDKLLGLFERRFPLYEDGSSVTIHTDDQSVEEVVQSILPYIER
- a CDS encoding YqhG family protein, with the protein product MQQHEIHRFLERYFVANGCDMVANGNGYMTVQLTIDLDKELMNRPFYWHYLEKTGGTPNPMTLSLVTNPDQAPEDMKGEPIHFGSPRLHQIFHSTRNLAGDIRLYENRYTPSGQQTPLHPWLGLNIKISYQSNRKKDSIKSIGLNLINGVIEEDFHSSLLSKNLTPKIPDFSFTLTPIIKPKSGVNRIQAYLYEGIKREPVEWAEQARKTWEEDLQLLNHFYGDQEEKPESYFLEQQALKEQYEPKITIEVINGGIFYLQQSK